Genomic segment of Deltaproteobacteria bacterium:
GCGGATCTGGACTCCCGCCTGAACGATGTTGCGAACGTCCGGTGCGACCGCCGCGAACTCCTTCTTCACGAGGGCACGCGTCCGGGCCGCCTTTTCCCCCTCGGTCCAACGGGCGAACGAAAACGCCCCAAGGGCGAGGAGGACGGCGACGCCCGCGGCGATCCCGGTGGCCAGCTTCCAGCGCCGATCCCGCTCCTTTTCCAGCGCGGCCTCCGCCGACGTTCGCAGCGAAAAGCCGCCGCCGACGTCCGGGCGAAGCGGGGCCAGCGCCGCCCCGTACGCGGCAAGATGGGTGGAGGAAACTCCCTCGGGAAGCGGGATTTGTTCGGCGTCGGGAAGGGCGCCTGCCAGCGGTGCGGGCGTCTCGCCGATCAGGAAAAGCGGGAGCGGCTCGCTTCCGGCTTCCCCGGCGGCCTCCCGAACCGCGGCCAGGATCTCCTCGGGTCGGTCGGCCATCGCTTGGGGGAACTGCCGCGCCGCCGTCACGCCGCCCCCCGAGACGCGCAGCAGCAGGATGTCGTCGAAGGTTGAAAGGTAGATCCCGTCCAGCGGCGCCCCGGCGTCTTCGGGGGCAAGAAGAAGGAGGGGGACCGGATCGGTGACGACGCGGTCCACCCGGATCCCGGCGGCCCCGAAACGTTCCGACGCGCTTTCCACGAACGATCGCCGCGCCGCGACCGCGAAGAAGAACCCCGATCCTTCGCGTGGGGCCGGCAGGAGGTCGGACAGGATCTCCTCGTCCTCGATCGGCAGGTTCCCCTCGAGCTCGGAAAGGTGGATCGCCCTCGCCCTCGGAAGATCGGTCACCGGGAGCGTCATCGGTCGGAGGAACGTGAGCGGCGGCGGCAGCGTCAGCACCGCCCCCGGCAGGGGGACTCCCGGCAGCGCCTCGCGGAGTGCCTCCGAAAGCGCGGCCGCGTCTTCCGGGGTTCCGTACGGTTCGGTGCATGGAACGGATACGGCCGCCGCGATCCGGGGGACTGGTGTGGCCTCCTCGAGCGCGACGGCGCAGATCCGGTCCCGTGTTATGGAGATTCCGATCGTGTGCATGGTCCCCTGTCAGAAAAACTGGAACTCGCCCATCGGGGCGGCCAACGTACCTACGATCCTAAGATTAGCATTCTTTGCGTTTTTCGACAGCATGTCGAACAGCGAGGCGACGCGGCCCTCGAACGGGTTCCGGATCCTCAGGTGAAACGTCATCATCGACTTCTGGGGCGACAGGACCCGCGTGATCTCTCCCGTGCCGTCCACCTGCGACCCCTCGAAGGTCCCCGCGAGTTTCGGGATCCGGAAGGCGCTCTCCCGGATCAGGAACGAGAGGGACACCCCCTCGATCCGCGCTTCGCGGATCGGGGAATCGGGCGCGGGAACGGGAACCTGGAGGAAGTTAAGCGTCCCCGACCCGTTCGCCGTCACCTTTCCACGGCTCACGTTCCAGCGGGCCTCGACCTGCCGGATGGAAAACCCGGCGCCGGAGGAGGAGAAGACCGAAAGCGGGAGATCGGACGAGGAAACGCCCGACAGGAGAACCTGTCCGCTCCCAGGGCTCCAGAAGGCGGGGGAGAAATGCAGATCCCCGGAAGCAGCGCCCTTCCGGAACCGCAGCCGTGCCGGCGCCCATCGGAACAACCCGGTCCACTCCCACGACGCGGTGATCTCGTCCAGAGCGACGGGCGGGTTCCCCGGGTAGGAGAGGGTGACCCCCGAGAGACGGATCCCCGAAGGGAAGATGAACCGGGCCTCCTGCGCCGACAGATCGACCCCGTGTTTCAGGAGCATGGGTCGGAGGGTGGACAGGATCGCGCCTGACGGCAGCGTGAGGGCTACCGCGGAGGAGAGCGAGGCCAGGAACAGGAGCGCGCCGATCGCGACGATCGCGCGGCCCCGGAGCCCCTCCGGGATCCGGAGCTTAGGCTTACCGGCCAAATGCCTTCCGGGTCGCTCTCCGGAGCGCAAGGAGGGCCGCGGGGAACAGGAGCATCGCGGCGCCCGGGATCCGGCCTGCATCGTAGCCCCGCGGGTCGTTGACCATCGAGCACCCGGATTGTGTCGTCGGGTCGGCGGGCGAGAAGGTGCTGGTGACGTAAAGGTTGCGCGCACCCGTCACGACGTTGTCCGGTCCCGACCAGAAGTTGACCGATTTTCCACTGAAATGGACGAACGCCGGCCGCGTGTAGTCCCCGGGGAGCTGCGTGGCGAACGCGATGTCGCCGATGCCCACGGAGACGGGGGATCCGATCATGCTGGCGAAAACGCTTGAGGTCCCGGCGCCCGAGGCCGCGCTGCCGAGCGACATCACGTAGTACCTCCCTGGGGTGCCGTGTCCATCGGCGCTGCGGAATCCGTACCCGGCGACGTGCACCCGGTTCTGGCTGTCGAACGCCGCCTCGAGTTGATACGCGTCGAAGTCGGAGGACAACACGGATCCTCCCGGCGGGTTGAGGAAGAACGAGTTAATCGATCCGATGTTGCCGATGCCCACCGTGTTCCCGTCCTGCGTCACCGCGTACGGGTTGATCTCGGAGATTCCGACGGATCCCGCCATCCCCGTCGATCCCCCGGACGGTGCTTCCTCGGCGGCGAGGATCCAGACGTTGCTTGGGCCCGTCAGGAGCACATTGGGGAATCCCCAGCGATTGCCGCCGTAGAGGACCTGGGTCGCGTCGATCGCAAGGTTGTCCACGACGCTGGGTGCGACCGCATGCACCATGGCGTAATAGATTCCGGCGGGAGTCGTCCGCGTCGGATCGTCGTTGTTGGCCGCCCAGACGATGTGGCTGAAGTTGTTGCCGTCGAGCCGAAGGCGGGGGAGGGGTGATACGCCGAAGTTGGCGACGCTGTTGTCGAGCGTCGTCCTCGTCAGGAGGATCGTGTTATTGACCACCCGGGAGGTATCCCACCCTACACGTGCGTAGTACACGTCCGAGTACGGCGAAGGGGCCTGCAGGGACGGGAACGAGGAAAAGGCGACCCTCAGGGTGTTGTCGGAGAGCACGATGCCGAAAGAGGGATCGGTCAGACTCCCCGGGATTCTCGCGCCTGTCGCATCCCGGATCTCGCCTACGAGCTGGGACGTCACGGCGTTGGTGTTGATCGTCAGCAGGGCGCGGAAGAGCTTGTAGTTCGTGTCCCCGACGGGTTTCGCCTGGAAGAGGATCACCAGTTCGGTCGCGGAGCGCAGCGCGATCTGCGGGTGACGCGCGTGATCGAAGCCGGTGTTGTCGATCGCCACGGGGGCGGTGACGAGAACCTGGCTCCGGGTGGTCGCCTTGTTCGTGAAGTCCGCCCCCCCGTTGACCGCCGCGTAATAGAGCCTGGTGTTGGGCGAGCCGTCGGCGGCGGCGGCGGCGTCGCCCACGAACGCGACATGGAGGATCGATCCGTTGGCCACGACGGAGGGCTGGTCGAACACCCAGCTTCCGGTTCCGGCGTCGTTCACCGGGAAGATCCCTTCGGCCCACGCGGCCGCGGCAAGGCCAAGGGTGGCTGCGATCACGAGCAGGAAACGGCTGCGGCGAAAACCGGTCATAGGATCTCCTTCGGGGGGGATCGCTGGCGGGTCTACTCGATGCGCCAGAAACGCCATTGTATCTCATTTCCCACGCGAATTCCGACGGCGTCGATCGTCCGGACGGTCCCCCCGACGTCTCCGGACGAACGAACGTGGAAATACGTCGACCGGACATCCACGAGATTCCTGATCAAGGTTCGGCCGTACAGCTCCCCCAGGAACGGGGAGACGTTCCCGATCTGGCTTGCGGCAGTGAACGGATGGTCCTTCCGGTATTCGATGATCTCGTCCGCGGTCTTGGCGTCGATCGCCCCGCCCTCCGCCAGGTCCGTACCGGCCGAGAGGGAGATCAGCACCTCCTTCGGAGCGGTGTTGATGTTCACCATGCCGGAGGAGGAGACGGTCACGAAGGGGCGCAGTTTCTCGAAGACCTCGTCGGTCACGCCGCGCACCAGGCGCAGCTCCCCGGTCGTGTCGAACAGGTCGTTTTTCGCCCGGTACGGTTTCGGAAGGCCGAGGTAGTACGAGCTCTCCGCTCCGCCGACGCGGGGATTTTCGTCGTTGTCCAGCCAGTCCACGACGGCGTCCGCCACGGCCCGGTCGATCCCGAGGGTGTCGAGGAGACGCTGGAATACGGCGAGGCGCCGCTCGTCCGGCGCGTTCCCGTTCGGCAGCATGAGGCGGTTCAGGTTGATCTTCCGTTCCTCGTCCTCGATGGTGACCCGGACTTCCCCGTCTCCGAGCGTGATCGGCAAGGCGGCCCGCGACCAGATCTCGTCGAGGGTGTCGTACTGGTTGTCCCGCGCGTCTACCCGCAAGGCGATCCGCGCCGCGCCGGTTCCGCCTTCTGCCAGCAGGATGCAGCGGATGGAATCCCTCCCGTACGCGCCGGTCTGGGCCGACTGCGCCCCGATGCGGAAGACCTCGTGGGCGAGGGCGACGACGAGCACCAGGATCAGGAGGGTGACGAGGAGGGCGATCCCCTTCTCGTTTTCGCGCCGCCGGGTCATGGGTTGCCGAGGCGCCGCCGCCCGGACCAGGTCACGTTTCCCTCCTGGCCGGCCAGGGGGATCGGGACCTCACGGCGGTACGTCTCCCCGCGAGCGTCCACCAGCGTGACGGCGGCTTTCTTCGGCATCGCCGTTTTCGACTTTCCCCCCGTCGGCCACTCCTTGACCCACGTGGTCCCGTCGTACAACTCGATGCGGAAGCCCCGCAGCCCTTCCGCCACCGCGGCTCCCCTGGAGGCGATCTTGTTCCCGATGAACGGGAGGTCGGATTGCTCCCGGTGCAGTTCGAGGGTGACGCCGTCGGCCCCGATCCTCGGGAAATACCGGATCTTGACGATTTCCGCGGGCGGGTGGCCGCCATCCCCGTCGGGAAGCTGGAAGGCCGTGAAGGAGAGCGTCGCCGCCGGCATCCCGGAGAGCTGATCCTCGCGCAGGGAGAGGGCGGACTCCTCCCGCGCCGAGGTCGCGAAGGCGCCCATGAGGTCGGTCCCGACGCGGTCGAGGACGAGGCGGACCTGGCGAAATCCGCGCGATCGCTCGG
This window contains:
- the gspK gene encoding type II secretion system minor pseudopilin GspK, whose product is MTRRRENEKGIALLVTLLILVLVVALAHEVFRIGAQSAQTGAYGRDSIRCILLAEGGTGAARIALRVDARDNQYDTLDEIWSRAALPITLGDGEVRVTIEDEERKINLNRLMLPNGNAPDERRLAVFQRLLDTLGIDRAVADAVVDWLDNDENPRVGGAESSYYLGLPKPYRAKNDLFDTTGELRLVRGVTDEVFEKLRPFVTVSSSGMVNINTAPKEVLISLSAGTDLAEGGAIDAKTADEIIEYRKDHPFTAASQIGNVSPFLGELYGRTLIRNLVDVRSTYFHVRSSGDVGGTVRTIDAVGIRVGNEIQWRFWRIE
- a CDS encoding prepilin-type N-terminal cleavage/methylation domain-containing protein, whose amino-acid sequence is MTRPPVRRGGFTLLEILLALSVLSVILLLLLSAFTGAARVRETLSERSRGFRQVRLVLDRVGTDLMGAFATSAREESALSLREDQLSGMPAATLSFTAFQLPDGDGGHPPAEIVKIRYFPRIGADGVTLELHREQSDLPFIGNKIASRGAAVAEGLRGFRIELYDGTTWVKEWPTGGKSKTAMPKKAAVTLVDARGETYRREVPIPLAGQEGNVTWSGRRRLGNP